A section of the Flavobacterium ardleyense genome encodes:
- a CDS encoding cell division protein FtsQ/DivIB, with amino-acid sequence MKLLNRKNIQLVVMIGVVLFLFAFTSKRNESRKIEKTDVQFVGENNLLVTTEIVNKMLIDKSKQGKSIDKDKLDLNTLEKTISNHDMIEKSEVFVSIDGTLKAVVTQRTPIARFIDDDTSFYIDSKGDRMPLSKIYAARVPLVSGRLTSENQQEIAALLKILYTDDFLKKNITGMRIENNGDVFLRTRNYDYDILFGKTINMEAKFNNYKAFYQKAVSDSSINYYKKINLKFTQQVVCTK; translated from the coding sequence ATGAAATTATTAAACAGAAAAAACATTCAGTTAGTAGTCATGATAGGCGTAGTACTATTTCTTTTTGCCTTCACGTCAAAGCGAAATGAGAGTCGTAAAATTGAAAAAACCGATGTGCAATTTGTCGGAGAGAACAACCTTTTGGTGACAACCGAAATAGTTAATAAAATGTTGATAGATAAAAGTAAACAAGGTAAAAGCATTGATAAAGATAAATTAGATTTGAATACTTTGGAGAAAACTATCAGCAACCACGATATGATTGAAAAATCAGAGGTATTCGTGAGCATAGATGGGACGCTAAAGGCAGTGGTAACTCAGCGCACTCCAATTGCTAGATTTATAGACGACGATACGTCCTTCTATATTGACAGTAAAGGAGATAGGATGCCGCTTTCAAAGATTTATGCAGCGCGAGTGCCGCTGGTTTCTGGCCGATTAACGTCAGAAAATCAGCAGGAAATTGCCGCGCTTTTAAAGATTTTATATACTGATGATTTTTTGAAGAAAAACATCACCGGAATGAGAATTGAGAACAACGGCGACGTTTTTCTGCGGACAAGAAATTATGATTATGACATATTGTTTGGAAAAACGATCAATATGGAAGCTAAGTTTAATAATTACAAAGCTTTTTATCAGAAAGCAGTTTCTGATAGTTCGATAAATTATTACAAGAAAATTAATCTGAAGTTTACGCAACAGGTAGTGTGCACAAAATAA
- the murC gene encoding UDP-N-acetylmuramate--L-alanine ligase gives MDIKQIQNIYFIGIGGIGMSALARYFKNLGKNVAGYDRHPTPITKGLEDLGVQIHFDDEVHQIPEEYDVESTLVVITPAVPKNHKEWNYFIEHQFTIKKRAEVLGIITKDTFCFAVAGTHGKTTTSAILGHILYESGVDVTAFVGGVVENYNSNLIGLGKTVTVVEADEFDRSFMQLHPDIACITSMDADHLDIYGDSAAIEATFCDFADKISDKSNLFIADGLPLQGRTVSINQQADCKAFNIKIEKGIYVFDVEIGNKVLKELEFALPGNHNLMNATMALAMAYKYGISEKQIAIALKSFKGIQRRFSYQIQRDDLVYIDDYAHHPTEINAVHQAVRELFPGEDVLAVFQPHLFSRTKDFAADFADSLSNFDKVLLLDIYPAREVPIPGITSQWLLDQISIKNKALVSKENLIEQIKLANCKIVVTIGAGDIGELISLIKEALL, from the coding sequence ATGGATATCAAGCAAATTCAAAATATTTACTTCATTGGAATCGGCGGCATTGGCATGAGCGCACTGGCACGTTATTTCAAAAATTTAGGTAAAAATGTTGCTGGATATGATCGACATCCAACTCCAATCACCAAAGGATTAGAGGATTTAGGAGTTCAAATTCATTTTGATGATGAGGTTCACCAAATTCCTGAAGAGTATGATGTTGAGTCAACCTTGGTAGTAATTACACCTGCAGTTCCAAAAAACCACAAAGAGTGGAATTACTTTATTGAGCATCAATTTACAATAAAAAAACGTGCAGAAGTATTGGGAATTATTACGAAAGACACCTTTTGTTTTGCAGTTGCAGGCACACATGGAAAGACTACAACCTCAGCGATTTTGGGACATATTTTATACGAAAGTGGTGTTGATGTTACTGCTTTTGTGGGTGGTGTAGTCGAAAATTATAATAGTAATTTAATTGGATTAGGAAAAACGGTTACAGTTGTTGAGGCAGACGAATTTGATCGTTCATTTATGCAACTTCATCCAGATATAGCATGCATTACCTCGATGGATGCCGATCATCTTGATATATATGGAGATAGTGCCGCAATTGAAGCTACATTTTGTGATTTTGCCGATAAGATTAGTGATAAATCTAATTTGTTTATAGCAGATGGCTTGCCATTACAAGGTAGAACGGTATCGATTAATCAGCAGGCGGATTGTAAAGCTTTTAATATAAAAATTGAAAAAGGAATTTATGTTTTTGATGTTGAGATTGGAAATAAAGTTTTAAAGGAACTGGAATTTGCATTGCCTGGAAACCACAATTTGATGAATGCTACTATGGCTTTGGCAATGGCTTACAAATATGGAATTTCGGAGAAGCAAATTGCTATAGCTTTAAAGTCCTTCAAAGGAATACAAAGGCGTTTCTCATATCAAATACAGAGAGATGATTTAGTCTATATAGATGATTATGCACATCATCCTACAGAAATTAACGCGGTGCATCAGGCTGTTAGAGAATTATTTCCAGGGGAAGATGTTTTGGCAGTATTTCAACCACATTTATTTAGCCGAACAAAAGATTTTGCTGCAGATTTTGCCGATAGTTTATCAAATTTTGATAAAGTTTTGTTGTTAGATATTTACCCAGCCCGAGAAGTTCCAATACCCGGAATTACGTCTCAGTGGTTATTAGATCAAATTTCGATTAAAAATAAAGCATTAGTTTCGAAAGAAAATCTAATCGAACAGATAAAGTTGGCAAATTGTAAGATAGTTGTGACTATTGGTGCAGGAGATATTGGCGAATTGATATCATTAATTAAAGAGGCATTATTATGA